Sequence from the Panulirus ornatus isolate Po-2019 chromosome 5, ASM3632096v1, whole genome shotgun sequence genome:
TAACTCATCCTTTAAGAAAACATCATGTGATGTTGGTTGCCGTTTGTGATTTACCTGTGCAGGTGATGATTGTGCTGGTTGGAAGGTGAACATATTGGAGAAGGTAGTGAttgatggaatgatgaagttGAATCACTAGTTAAAAAGAAAAGGGGCTTATAGGTGATATATGGTGGGAATGCATTTGAGTAATTggaaggagtgaaagaagctGCAGTAGGtgaagaaaaagatgtaaaagcTGAAAAAGAGGATGAATGGTAGATGGGATGAAAGAGTGTCCGTGAATTGCTcctgacagcaagagaatggatgtgagcaaatgtggcctcagtttgttcctgacactgccctgctaacatgggaaacaagcAGTCAGGTACGAAAATAAAAGAGTAAACGGAAAATGAAGTATACAGTTTCTTTGGTTGATTATTTTCATTTGCATGACCTAAGATGCAAACATTCAGGAGTTTCTGTTTAAGTGAAACAGTATATTTTGAATTAATTTTGATACAGTTGCATGTGAATGAAAGTTAATGCAAATGTTTTGCTTTGAACAGCAGTGTGTTCATCCAGATTTTGGTAGAGCTTTTGTCCGAGATTCTCACTGAATCTAGATTATAGTGTTTTGTCTTTTAGTATGTGATCAACTAAGCTCGGTCTAATTGTTGTTTACAGATAAAGAATGATGATGGCTGGATAACTCTAGACACTATGACCAAGTTCAAACGCTTAGCAGCAATAACTACAGATAAAGAAGTAATTGCTGCCGCTCTAAAAAATTCTGCTAATGGTTTTATTGAGGTAAGGATGTACTTTTCTGTATGAGTGGAACTTGCATGATTATCAGATGATGTAGATGTGGTGTGATATCACTGAAGGTTAATGTGGGAGAACACTGTACTTGTGTATAATGATACATTTTGATGATGCTGACTTTAAGTTGATGCAGAACGAGTATAATAATACATTTTGATGATGCTGAAATTATGTTTTACCCAGTAGATCTAATTTATAGGAGcaagggagctggaaatccttctatCCTGTATtacttaccaaaagaaggaacagggaaggagtAAACTAacattcacctggaaccactcattctcttGTCATCCTACTTGTTTTCATGCTGTACGTTTTTGATAaaaaccatatattcataaaaccttccacaaggcatctctgtcaaccttatcatatgcttcagATCCGTAACTTACGTACAGatccttcattttctcttttaagtatttcacacacgtttgtcaaagcaaacacctgatccatgaaTCCTTTGCCAGTCTTGAAACTACGCTGTtcttcccagtctgatactctataCATGTCATCACCTTCTCAGTCACAGCTCTCCTATACATTTTTAGTAGAATATAATATTAGTCTTTCTGTTACCTTAATCGGATGCCTTTTTTGAAGCTGTTAATGATAATCCAtttttttcttgagaattttTCACTCTTCTTAAATGCAGTAATCTGGCCAAcacattcttttcctttcataaaaTCAAGAGGCTCATTAATCGTCACAGTTGATAATGCTCATAACATATGCCTTGCCAACTTTGCAAATCAGGCTTATTCTTTTCTGTTCATTTAACCTCATTCCCCTTTACATGAAGTGGATGAAGTTCGTGATTGTGTTGCCTCATCCACATGTATTCTCAGCTTGCATCCAGTTTGCTAAACTGAACAAGTGCTTACACATCATTATAGGAACTTTGGCTACTTCAATTTGCACAGAAAACAGATTTGTGTAGCATATATAACTAACACTTTTGTTAACACCTCTGTCCTTAATACTTGAAATGTTCCTCATGTGTACACTCAACATTCATTGAATGTTATTTGCTGGTATGTGTTGTGAAATGGAAGTGAAATTAGGATTTCTTTTTtacaaatgatattttttttccaggttCATGAAAACAGTGAAAAAATCAGGCGCTCACCATCTCACCCCCTCCCTATCTTCAATGATGAAGTAAAATTAGAGACAGTAAAGCGAACTATTTACTGCAAGGGTTTCCCAAAGGATGGGTCACTTACATTAGATCATCTTCTTGAATACTTTCAGCAGTATGGACCATATGAAACTGTGAGGGTATGTTTACATAATGTGCATCATTATTTTGTGATTACTTTTCCAGATTGCTTTGTTCATGGATATTTATATCATCTGGTGATCGTGAATATTGTTTGCTATGTTTtcccttgtatctccccttaaTCTGAACATATTTGACAATTATACTTGTGTGGTTTTTCACGAATATGTGAATATGGCACAGCATTTTTATTTGCTCAAGCATCTGTACACTACTCATCCTCCTTCACTCCTTTCCTTCAATTACTTTATTTcatccttcccctttttttttcctacacttgTGGCATGCAGCTCCTTTAAATTTTCCTTATTTGCCTCTCCATTGAATGCTTCTTTTCAGCATACCATGGTCAGCTGTCCCAGGCACATTGTACTTACTGCCATGCCTTTCTTTTAAGCTATTATTCCTTACTCAGTTGGCCCACCTGACACTATTGATTATCTTGATGCAGTTCATTTCTGACATGTATAGTAGCTTGGAACGTTAGGTTGAAGTAGTTGGTTGGAgactctggaaacactgcacttgagttgctctctgccagtagCCTGGTACAGAttaggcaccaaaggctaagaattGGTACTGGAGTTCGCCAGTTATGGATATTcatgccatggccacccctttggaGTTGCTCTagagaataggcatcagagatgtaaatagatagatagatggatcaaGAAACCTTGGCAGTGCCAACTTGTTTACTGTGTTCTCTTGGCTGCCTACTTCTTTACTGTGGTCCCTTTTTTCAGGAACTTGGGAATGCTCTGAAAATCTATCCCCCAACAGTGTTGTGCTTGTTTATTTCTTAACTCTCAGCTGCTTACTTAAATGCTATGTAGTCATCTGATTCAGGAAATTGAGAGTATTTTCTTAATCATTTACCAGAAGATTTAGATAAAAATTGGTCTCTAGATTGTAATGAAATAGACTGGTAATTTACTCAATTGTAATTATGCTGAAACTGTTTTATTAGTGATGCTGTGTTCGGTAgtataattttttgttttatcttcAGATGCGTCACTTCTTTAACAAGGGAGAAGACAAACAAGGCTTCAAAGGCTCAGTTTTAGTGGTATTTCCAACAGTAGAGAAGGCAACAGAATTTAAAGATTTAACTGAGGTTAAGTATAAAGGTACATACTTGATTCGTAAATGGTACGAAGAttatatggaagaaaaaaagaaagagatagatgaACGCAGAGCTAGGAAAGAGGcaaggaagaagaaagatgagcaAGATGATGATAAACCAGCAGAGGTTGGTAGTATTACAAATCATAATTCATGCCCACTATAAGAAAACTTTTTTCATTGAACTTCCACAATGGTTTTTAACTTCAGAGAAATGGAAAATTGGCAGTAGCTTATGTATTTGTCTTTTTGATATGCAGaaatattttttatgtatttggCTCCTCAAAAAGGATCAATAGGCACATTGTTGTTGTGACTGAACTCATGCTGGGCTATTAAAACTAATAcctatggaaggatggaggaagagaagtgtttagatatctgggagtgtacatggcagcaaatggaaccatggaagcagaaatgagtcatagggtgggggagagggcaaaggttttgggaccagtgaagaatgtgtggaaaaagaaagcattatctgggagggcaaaggttctgggaccaGTGAAGAACATTatcagggagggcaaaaatgggtatggttgaaggataGATAGTCCCAACTATATTATTTGGatgcgagggatgggctatagatatggctgtgtggaggacggtggttgtgttggaaatgaaatgtttaaatgaCAATTTGTGATGTGAGTTGATTTGATcaaacaagtaatgaaagggtaagagagatctgtggtatgGAAGAGAGTGTAGttgaaggagcagaagagggtgtgctgaaatagtttgaaaatatagagagaatgaattaggaaatattgacaaagaagatatatttgtcagaagtagagggaacaaggagactggggagaccagattggaaatggaaggaaggagtgaaaaagattttgagggattagtgcctgaacatgcaaggatgggagacatgcatggaatagagtaaatagaaaggatatggtataccagggttgatcagggcatgtgaagcatctggggtataccatggaaaggtctgtggggcttggttgtggatagggaactcaAGTTTTGGTGCATTGatttgttgcatttttttttttttattttttgctcttTGGCAGGATACACCAGATGTTACACTTCCTAGGGGCACATTCATCCATTTTTCTGGATTGAAAGAAGGATCGGAAGTGACAAGAGAAGATATTAAAGAGGCGTTGGGTGAGCTTGCTGACCAGTGTGCATGGGTTGGCTTCAGCCGAGGGATGACAGAGGGCTATCTGCGCTTCAGAGAAGAATATTTCAATCAAGAAGTCATGGAGAAAATGGATGGAAAGTTAAAGGTATAATAGagcattttattttttccatgGGGATAGGTGTTACTAGACTGTTCCTGCATGAGGTTACTccatgagtgaaaaatcacctttggcaaggttccATCATTAGGGTTACAGTTTTGTTTAAACCTTCTCTGCAGAGGAGTTCCCATTTTTTTTGGCGGCTAAAAAGAGAGATCCTGGGTAGACCAGAACATGTTCTTAGTGCTTGGTACTGGGATacttatagataaatagatagatgaatccATCGAGATACGAGATTAAGAACGCTATCCTTTAACCCTCTGTATTTTATAGAAGGTAACTAAGTGGATGAAGGTGGGTAGCTGGAAATGCTccctttatgtattttcttttttaaaaggtAGGATTAGGAGCAAAATGAGGGTTTTTCCTTTAAGACTTAAATTCCTGATGTTGTCGGGCTAGGTActgaaatgaggaaaaaaagggCTAATGCATTTGTGATTTGTATGGGAAAATGATTATCAATTTGAACCCTAAGTACCTTGGTTAATATTCAGACTTAAAGAATCATACTCAGGTATGTTTGATCATCATTACCCAGGTTTCATAGATCATGTCTGTCTACTTTGATCATTTTAATGCAGATGTGGATTTCTTGGATAATTTTGTTTAACAGTTTTCAGAGGATGCTTTTCAATATTGTGCTCAAAATGTTCAAATAGCTAATTGGGAAGTGTACTTAGGAAAACTTTCTGTGATGCAGATATGACTTTCTCTTTTGATCTAAagtatgtgagtgaatgcagccttt
This genomic interval carries:
- the La gene encoding la protein homolog isoform X2; amino-acid sequence: MTEGEATTNGKTSEADETQGIDAKIIRQVEYYFGDYNLPRDKFMQEEIKNDDGWITLDTMTKFKRLAAITTDKEVIAAALKNSANGFIEVHENSEKIRRSPSHPLPIFNDEVKLETVKRTIYCKGFPKDGSLTLDHLLEYFQQYGPYETVRMRHFFNKGEDKQGFKGSVLVVFPTVEKATEFKDLTEVKYKGTYLIRKWYEDYMEEKKKEIDERRARKEARKKKDEQDDDKPAEDTPDVTLPRGTFIHFSGLKEGSEVTREDIKEALGELADQCAWVGFSRGMTEGYLRFREEYFNQEVMEKMDGKLKVKDMEAKFRLVEGEEEEEQLKLIKEARSKLRSNSGKKRKSGNQGRGGGPQNKKRK
- the La gene encoding la protein homolog isoform X1, translating into MRDPTHAEFTTSRAYTIAMTEGEATTNGKTSEADETQGIDAKIIRQVEYYFGDYNLPRDKFMQEEIKNDDGWITLDTMTKFKRLAAITTDKEVIAAALKNSANGFIEVHENSEKIRRSPSHPLPIFNDEVKLETVKRTIYCKGFPKDGSLTLDHLLEYFQQYGPYETVRMRHFFNKGEDKQGFKGSVLVVFPTVEKATEFKDLTEVKYKGTYLIRKWYEDYMEEKKKEIDERRARKEARKKKDEQDDDKPAEDTPDVTLPRGTFIHFSGLKEGSEVTREDIKEALGELADQCAWVGFSRGMTEGYLRFREEYFNQEVMEKMDGKLKVKDMEAKFRLVEGEEEEEQLKLIKEARSKLRSNSGKKRKSGNQGRGGGPQNKKRK